A segment of the Lycium ferocissimum isolate CSIRO_LF1 chromosome 5, AGI_CSIRO_Lferr_CH_V1, whole genome shotgun sequence genome:
GACTTGTTTTGCAAGGAAAACTTGAAAAGGTAAATAATTTCTGAATCCCTTAAACTAAGCTTCCTGACTATTTTCTTGACTGTAACATTAATGAAGACTTCATTATTTACTGTCTATCACATGTTGATGGATGACTTACTTATTTTACTGTGCAATTTGTGGAATTTGGACAAGTGTGGTTCAATTGATGCATCTAATGTTCCGTTAGGCTGATTGTATCTTGACATTGCCTTTATTGTTTTATGTTATTTGGGGAAAATATTCACCGATTATTCATCAGCATATAAATTATGATGCATCTAAAGTCAGCAGCCATTGTTTTATTGAGCCTGATACTGCAGTCTTCAGAAAAAATGTAGGTTAAACAGGTTATTTCGAAGTTCTGACTTGCAAAGTAGTTGCAGAGCCTTCGATTGGAATTCTATTGTTTGCATTTCATGGGCGGATAATATCTTATGTCCAGCTCTTTGTGACAGAAAACAAAGATAGACGAAAGCATAATTTTTTGGCACTTGAATATCAAGGATAACCAGTTATTCTTTTATCAGCAATAAAAGCAACATTTTAGCTCCATCAGCAATAAAAGCATCATTTTAGATCCAGCAACTAGAATTTTTGGCAAACCTataccccccaccccccctttTCCCCAACCACACATGCACCCCacaaaaagggggggggggggttacaGATGCAGTCTTCACACTTTCGAAACCCGGAAAATCTTGCTTTGGCACACTTGTTGACGTGAAGCTTTAGCATTTCTCTCTATTTGATAAAATGCAGGTCCAGAACTGCTATAAGATTAAAGATGCAACATTAGAAACCAAAACACCCACTCCAATACAAAGAGATGTCCGGTCATTGCCAGCTCCAAATTCAGCTGTAAAAGTCTCCTGTGAAACAGCTGAAGAAGCTGCTAGGATTGCTGCTGACAAGATTGTTGATGCAGAAAATAAGTCTTATTTGGAAGCTGAAGCAGTTAAAGATGCAGAAATGAAGTCAAAAATGGCTGACGATGCAGAGACAATGTTACAACTTGTCAAAGAGATCTATGAACAATGtaagtattctagttgttgccTAACATGCTAAATTATGTAGGGACGATTTAGGTTTTTGATGGTTTGATGTTTAAATGCTGCCATTCCTGAATGCTTGGGTTGGATTTGCTAATTGAACAGATGCTTCTTTTCTTCTTGGCTTCTTGGTGTTGTTCCCAGGTTCACGAGGAGAAATTGTTTTCTTGGCTTGATCACCATTTGCAATGGTTTGTATATACTGCTCGTTGAGATGCGGAGATGCTTTTCATTTTCTGATAGCTGTGGGTTCCAACCAATTCAATTTCCTTTAGAAGTATACTTGAGAAAAATCATGGTCACACCTTGAAGCTTCAGAGATGACGATCATTAATATCTTGTGTATCCTGCCCATCTAATCTCTTTAGTACAGGCTATAGGCAACTCTTACATTCAAATTTCACTAAATCCTGTTCATAGATTTGCTTAATGAGctattctcttcttttttggcGAGAGGAGACTATATTGATGAGAGTTTTATTGTTACTGGCATACATAATCACCAGCTCTGTGGAGGTATTTGTTTTACAATAACTCGGCATACTAGTTAAATTCTTTCTATTGTTCTTTGCTTGTGTGCATCCCTGAAGAAAGCCATACTCGGCTATTTCCTGGAACCAATATGATTCCCTGAGGTTTCTTGTTGGCGCCAACGGGCTTTGGATTTTACTTTCTAGGCCTTAAACAATTAACCAAATGGCTAACCAGGAAAAGAACCCTGGGTAAAATTTTCTGGATATAAAAGGAAGTGTGTCAATGTAAGCGAATTATAACTTCATTTGTGACGACATTATAACCTGTTAAATGCGGTCTGATGCGCAACGTGTATTAAGGTGGTTCTTGGATCTGTGTAGTCCGGCAGCACGCAGACGTGCTCATTTGATGTCAATGAGAAGTGACGATTCTATCCCCTATCGAACACAACTAGCTAGAAAATAGAAATGTAAAGCTCTTCAAATTTGTATGTTGTATTCTTTTGCGTAGTATATAATCCTCAAGACGGTCAATCGTTGCAGTCCTCTGCTTTTCCCGTCAGTGCGCAAATCAGCTATGTATTTTGTGCAAAAGGAATGATACTTTCAGTTCTGAAAGTAACttcaaagagaaaaagaaaaagtcctCTAAGGATCATTTGGAAACGCAATCTTATCAAGTCTCTTTTTCTCTCTGAAAGAGATGTTAATACGATGAAGCGGTAACTTCCCATAAATACATGGCATAAAAGTACCATCCAATTGTAAAGTGGTTTCAGCTATGGACTTCAAACGATAAATTGCAGATTTTTTAAGGAAGTCATCAACTCACGAATCTCAGCCAGACAAGTACataattcttcttttttcttgaactcATCATTTCTCACGGAAAACTGTCCGAAGCAACAATCGAGACGCCGTTTGACCATTTGGTAAAAATTAATCTAAaagtatgaaggaaaatattccTAGCCATGCAAAAATAAGGCCCTAATATGATCCACAATATTTCTGAATGAGATATAACTGCTTTATTAATGATGACGTCAAGCAAGCAAATAATGGATTTCAGGACGTACAGAGATGATAGTTTACCCAGAAAAAGAGTTGGAACTTGGAACTAGTACTTATCCAGAGTTACAATGAAACAGGGAAGATCAGGAACTACAAAGTGCAATTGGGAGGGAGAGAGCAAGAGACAGATAGAGCGAAAGAGAGTTTTACATTGAAGCGTAATTTTCGCCTTGGACTCGAGCAAAATTTAACAGAACTGAGGAAACCTTGCAGTAGAACTGGGTGTGAATTACAAAAAATGCTTCTCTTTCCCTGCAGTAACAAAGAGTTCTGCGACCTCCAATTACAATAGTACAAGCCCAAGCTCTGACGATCTTAAAACATGCTTCGTTCGATAATTGTAGAGATAGTAATGGAGTTTCCCATCACCGGGGCCAAACTTCAGTTCCTTCAAGAAACTGTCGTTCTGCATAACATCTAGGGCATTGAAAACATCAAAATCCTTCTGCTTTGCCACAGTAAGGGCATCATTCATCAACTGAATCAATGGGGTCTTCGTTGACACATTGTAATACGAATAAGCAGCTTTTAGAGTGGTATGATTCTGGTTACCAAGAATTGATGAAGGGAGTGTGTAAAAACTGCAAAAGTCGGTGATTTCATGAGTATCAGGGCTTTCAACCAGATAACTGTCGATAACACCCTCCTTTGGCAGAAGCCAGTGTTCCACGTCATTTTCATCAAAGTCAGGTGCAACCACAAACTGCTTCAAGTAATTCCTAAGCAATCGAGTGACAGCAGGAACATCATGGGGCTCCATCTTCCTGAACCCAGGTGTCACAGTCTGATCAGGTAACTTATACCTTACTTTATTGTACGGCTCATTGTCATCCTTGCACCAAGCCTGGAAAACCCGACATCAATTAGCTTCTTTGGATTCAGAGATCTATGCCAATATTGACAGGTTGATACAGGTGTTGGAAGGACCACCCCAGCTGTATAAGCAGCTTGCCAGATATTCTCCATATGAACCCTCCTTGTAACCTCTTTTATCATGACGGGAGCAAGTCTTTTTGATCTAAGCTTCTTATGAACACACAGAAAATTGATCTCAGCCATGGTCACAACAGTATCTCGGACGCGTATCCTTGCAGGTACCCCTGTAATAAAGGCAACCAACTTTTTTGAGGTCTTCACTCTGACTCCAATGTGCCAGCTCCTATAGAAACCTGGAGGGCGAAGTGCCCATCGAAGAAATTCTTTTGAGTAATTGAACCTAAACATGTTCTCATCATCCTCAACATAGTTGTTTGTTAGGAGAAGATAGACCTCATTGCACATCTCTTCCGAGTCCATGTCACAGGTTGTCCACTCATATGGACCTGGAAGGTTGTAAGGCTCCTGCTTCACTTCTGATAAAGGAGTTGGAGGTTCAATAGGGCCTTCAGGCAAGCTTGTATCCCCAAGATCCTTAAACTGCCCCACTGGTTGAGTCTCCCAAAACTTATGTCTCTTTGCAAGTGAGAAAGATTCTTGGACTTTTCGTGCCAAGGAATCAATGGATACCTCATTACGATTCTCCAGAGCTAAATTATCATCAGAACTTTGGTTATGGTTCTCAGTTGCCTTACTGTTGTCAGCCATTTCACCAGCTTCAGTGAATTATTCTCTGTCATTACATCATAAATTCAAACCCCATAGCAAATGACTAAAAGAATAAGCAACAAAATACAGTATAGTGGCTATCTAACTAAGCATCAGGGGGATTACATGGGCTATGACAGGTACTTTAAGGAAGCAGTTCACAGCTTTTATTTAGTGAAGACAAGGAAGGATCTCAAGACAGTGAGGATCACCATAACCTGCTGCATAATCTGGTGCATTCCGGATGAAAGGAATTGAAGGTGGTTCGAAGGCAGGGTTCACCTCAGTGAGAGCAATACATTTAAATCTCTTAGCTTTTTAGCGTAAAGTAGATTTAATAAATACTCCTAACATACACGCTCTTTTCGATTTTATCATCTCCCTTAGTTTTTTAATAGATGAATAAGATTATAATCAGATACAGTTTTTGCAGTAAAACTAGTTTGTCAGCAACTACTTGATGCCAAATGAACAAACTTAACTTGACTTTatataacttttcttttttttttttttcaaaaaaaaaaaaaaaacagcccTAATCCGCTGAAGTAGGCACCATCAAATCAAATGAACAAAATTTacttgcctttatatatatatatatatatatataaaagtagcACTAATCAGCTCAAGTAGGCACCATCCCTCAAGCATCTTATATTTGATGTAAAGATGCTTAAAAGTAGAAACTatcatttaggaaaaaataCCTGCAAcgagatatacatataaatgGAAATGTTGGCATACACATGGAATGCATCATATAACAACAGGCACAATGTATCAGAGCTAAATTGATGTGTCCAAATAGTAGACTAAGCAGTCTTAAACAAGGATGGGCAGCTGGTTTACCAGCTAAATTACATCTTCTTATAGAAACCAAATCAAACATCATTTTGCATGAATTCATATTCACGCTAACACACACTCGATTCGCAATCATACACAGTGTAGTAACATAAACATCAAAGCAGATATAAAATTCCACAATTTCAAAATCAAGGAAAAACAAGATAGAATTAAGGAGTCAAAGAGATCTAGGGTTTTACTGAGTTACCTGTACTGGAGAAAGCAAAGAATATTATgaaatggttcaaattggaAGCAACGAAGCTATGGATGAACATGTGAAATGGTCGAAATGGGAGATGGGCCTTGTTTTTTGTTATGGGCTTTCTTCATTATTCTCCTTTGGGCTGCATTTACTCCATTCATCTTTTTGcgcatttttttgcacggattgcccttcgtttggggtggtctttaaattttgccactcaaatttgtggtctttaaattttgcccttcatatttgtggtctttaaattttgccctttgcttggaaagatgagcgaatacatgaaattctgggttcgaaccccgctcaagcataaaataaaaaaataatttcgcgaGCGGGACTAGGGGAGTGTATGCGGATCCGGCagatacaatctttaagaaaaagttaaagttatgctTAGGATCAGCgtaactaaaaatctgccccTCGAGGCAAAGTCGCCCCCCTCagaaagacttttagttaaacataactaaaagtacgccttGAGGGGGCAtataaatttaaactttgccttataaggcaaacttttttttttggttgaaagtctattttattccatccaaaaaaaaCTTGTACGGCACAAAGTTGAGCCGACCTTCAACCGTACATGGTAAAATTCCTACTCACTAacttgtataagtcaaactaggagcaactattacattaaaaaaacaacGACCGAGTTTTAATCAACTACACTTAGCTGGGATAGCATTCATACGCGAAAAGCTCTCTCCCATTTGAAATTGTTCTGCCTTGGatgtgaatatgttgtgcaATCTCTCTGCCCGAGTCTATCGGGAAGAAAGCGAGTATTTTGAAATGCGAGTAGGTTCCTTTCTCTCAAACCAATGccactagcataccaaaaatgcgACGAAGTAATGGAGCGGTGGCACGATTTGTGTCTAGCAATGTGTGAGATCCGTGTGATTTCATCTTGCCGGCCCTATTCTTCTAGTGTACCCGACCTACCAACAATCTGTACCACAATCCTTTTGTGATGGAGCgttcaaaataaagatgggaaaatatttcttgGGTCCGCACggaagatgggaaaatatttaCGAAGTATCAACGATTCTAATCTACCTTGTATTGCCCGgccaaagtgtgaatttgtatacgggatggacatttggttgtagcataatacttttccatgtaactttggtatatatgcttgaaaaaatacatatatatgcttcaaggaaaagtttgcccataaggcataagt
Coding sequences within it:
- the LOC132055326 gene encoding LOW QUALITY PROTEIN: glycylpeptide N-tetradecanoyltransferase 1-like (The sequence of the model RefSeq protein was modified relative to this genomic sequence to represent the inferred CDS: deleted 2 bases in 1 codon), yielding MADNSKATENHNQSSDDNLALENRNEVSIDSLARKVQESFSLAKRHKFWETQPVGQFKDLGDTSLPEGPIEPPTPLSEVKQEPYNLPGPYEWTTCDMDSEEMCNEVYLLLTNNYVEDDENMFRFNYSKEFLRWALRPPGFYRSWHIGVRVKTSKKLVAFITGVPARIRVRDTVVTMAEINFLCVHKKLRSKRLAPVMIKEVTRRVHMENIWQAAYTAGVVLPTPVSTCQYWHRSLNPKKLIDVGFSRLGARMTMSRTIKRYKLPDQTVTPGFRKMEPHDVPAVTRLLRNYLKQFVVAPDFDENDVEHWLLPKEGVIDSYLVESPDTHEITDFCSFYTLPSSILGNQNHTTLKAAYSYYNVSTKTPLIQLMNDALTVAKQKDFDVFNALDVMQNDSFLKELKFGPGDGKLHYYLYNYRTKHVLRSSELGLVLL